A genomic window from Chrysoperla carnea chromosome 3, inChrCarn1.1, whole genome shotgun sequence includes:
- the LOC123294847 gene encoding protein numb isoform X2, protein MDRLRRSFRDSFRRRKEQRVPESSKPHQWQADEVAVRNGTCTFSVKYLGCVEVFESRGMQVCEEALKVLRTSRRRPVRALLHVSGDGLRVVEEETKGLIVDQTIEKVSFCAPDRNHERGFSYICRDGTTRRWMCHGFLALRESGERLSHAVGCAFAACLERKQRRDKECGVTMTFDAKNSTFTRSGSFRQPGLTERLERAVDVNAKPAPVNPFAIERPHATPSMLERQGSFRGFNQLAQSSPFKRQMSLRINDLPSNAERQRSYLTTPTTAANKPVSPIPEISPGDSVTALCQQLSQGLSQLTHSGSDDFNFNSQSSINQNNIATTKSTALTNNITNGSPLTISTTLPQSSGGILSNNITSSNTFQPSVLSSNLTGFSPNLTKPTSPVPSLTKRYSISSTQPSVSPNPSLNSIGSSNTTQSILPKPDQWLGQIVNSASPIQFDSTPRRAPSFGIHSRTLSLGSAEGYSSRGPHHVDPFDAEWATIATKPETVGQNTNPFLVGNSTPQPFQVQL, encoded by the exons ATGGATCGATTACGTCGCTCGTTTAGAGATTCGTTTCGTCGGCGTAAGGAACAACGAGTACCGGAAAGTTCGAAACCACATCAATGGCAGGCGGATGAGGTAGCTGTTCGTAATGGAACTTGTACATTTAGTGTTAAATATTTGGGCTGTGTTGAAGTATTCGAGTCTCGAGGAATGCAAGTTTGTGAAGAAGCTTTAAAAGTTTTAAGG acaTCCAGGAGACGTCCAGTTCGTGCGTTGCTTCATGTAAGTGGTGATGGTTTAAGAGTAGTAGAAGAAGAAACAAAAGGATTAATTGTTGATCAAACTATCGAAAAAGTATCATTTTGTGCTCCAGATAGAAATCATGAACGTGGTTTTAGTTATATATGTCGTGATGGTACTACTCGTCGATGGATGTGCCATGGATTTTTAGCTCTTAGAGAATCTGGTGAGAGATTATCTCATGCTGTGGGTTGTGCTTTCGCTGCTTGTTTAGAACGTAAACAACGGCGTGACAAAGAATGTGGAGTTACAATGACTTTTGATGCGAAAAATTCAACTTTCACACGTAGTGGCTCTTTCCGACAACCCGGTTTAACTGAAAGATTAGAACGAGCGGTTGATGTCAATGCAAAACCTGCGCCAGTAAATCCATTTGCAATTGAACGTCCTCACGCAACGCCCAGTATGTTAGAACGCCAAGGAAGTTTTCGTGGTTTTAATCAATTAGCTCAAAGTTCACCATTCAAACGGCAAATGTCATTACGAATTAATGATTTGCCAAGTAATGCAGAGCGGCAACGAAGTTACTTAACAACACCTACAACTGCAGCCAATAAGCCAGTTTCACCAATACCTGAAATATCACCAGGTGATTCAGTGACAGCTTTATGTCAACAATTATCACAAGGATTAAGTCAACTTACACATAGTGGTTcagatgattttaattttaatagtcaaTCGtcgataaatcaaaataatatcgcAACCACAAAGTCAACggcattaacaaataatattactaaTGGTTCACCTTTGACAATATCAACCACGTTGCCACAAAGTTCTGGTGGAATATTATCCAATAATATAACTTCCTCAAACACGTTTCAACCAAGTGTATTATCAAGTAATTTAACAGGATTTAGTCCAAATCTAACAAAACCAACATCGCCAGTACCATCGTTAACAAAACGATATTCAATATCATCTACACAGCCATCTGTATCTCCAAATCCCAGTTTAAATTCAATAGGATCCTCAAACACAACACAATCAATTTTACCAAAACCTGATCAATGGCTAGGACAAATTGTAAATTCTGCAAgtcctatacaatttgattcaACACCACGAAGAGCTCCCTCATTTGGTATTCATTCCCGTACATTATCGTTAGGTTCAGCTGAAGGATATTCTTCGCGTGGTCCACATCACGTAGATCCATTTGACGCTGAATGGGCTACGATTGCCACAAAACCTGAGACAGTTGGACAAAATACGAATCCATTCCTTGTTGGGAACTCAACACCTCAACCATTTCAAGTACAGCTTTag
- the LOC123294847 gene encoding protein numb isoform X1, whose product MGNSNSNHIPLERSVSRFGDVTVRRSLRSPRKMDRLRRSFRDSFRRRKEQRVPESSKPHQWQADEVAVRNGTCTFSVKYLGCVEVFESRGMQVCEEALKVLRTSRRRPVRALLHVSGDGLRVVEEETKGLIVDQTIEKVSFCAPDRNHERGFSYICRDGTTRRWMCHGFLALRESGERLSHAVGCAFAACLERKQRRDKECGVTMTFDAKNSTFTRSGSFRQPGLTERLERAVDVNAKPAPVNPFAIERPHATPSMLERQGSFRGFNQLAQSSPFKRQMSLRINDLPSNAERQRSYLTTPTTAANKPVSPIPEISPGDSVTALCQQLSQGLSQLTHSGSDDFNFNSQSSINQNNIATTKSTALTNNITNGSPLTISTTLPQSSGGILSNNITSSNTFQPSVLSSNLTGFSPNLTKPTSPVPSLTKRYSISSTQPSVSPNPSLNSIGSSNTTQSILPKPDQWLGQIVNSASPIQFDSTPRRAPSFGIHSRTLSLGSAEGYSSRGPHHVDPFDAEWATIATKPETVGQNTNPFLVGNSTPQPFQVQL is encoded by the exons ATGGGAAATTCTAATTCGAATCATATACCGTTGGAACGCAGTGTTAGTCGATTTGGAGATGTTACAGTG aGACGGAGTTTAAGATCCCCGCGTAAAATGGATCGATTACGTCGCTCGTTTAGAGATTCGTTTCGTCGGCGTAAGGAACAACGAGTACCGGAAAGTTCGAAACCACATCAATGGCAGGCGGATGAGGTAGCTGTTCGTAATGGAACTTGTACATTTAGTGTTAAATATTTGGGCTGTGTTGAAGTATTCGAGTCTCGAGGAATGCAAGTTTGTGAAGAAGCTTTAAAAGTTTTAAGG acaTCCAGGAGACGTCCAGTTCGTGCGTTGCTTCATGTAAGTGGTGATGGTTTAAGAGTAGTAGAAGAAGAAACAAAAGGATTAATTGTTGATCAAACTATCGAAAAAGTATCATTTTGTGCTCCAGATAGAAATCATGAACGTGGTTTTAGTTATATATGTCGTGATGGTACTACTCGTCGATGGATGTGCCATGGATTTTTAGCTCTTAGAGAATCTGGTGAGAGATTATCTCATGCTGTGGGTTGTGCTTTCGCTGCTTGTTTAGAACGTAAACAACGGCGTGACAAAGAATGTGGAGTTACAATGACTTTTGATGCGAAAAATTCAACTTTCACACGTAGTGGCTCTTTCCGACAACCCGGTTTAACTGAAAGATTAGAACGAGCGGTTGATGTCAATGCAAAACCTGCGCCAGTAAATCCATTTGCAATTGAACGTCCTCACGCAACGCCCAGTATGTTAGAACGCCAAGGAAGTTTTCGTGGTTTTAATCAATTAGCTCAAAGTTCACCATTCAAACGGCAAATGTCATTACGAATTAATGATTTGCCAAGTAATGCAGAGCGGCAACGAAGTTACTTAACAACACCTACAACTGCAGCCAATAAGCCAGTTTCACCAATACCTGAAATATCACCAGGTGATTCAGTGACAGCTTTATGTCAACAATTATCACAAGGATTAAGTCAACTTACACATAGTGGTTcagatgattttaattttaatagtcaaTCGtcgataaatcaaaataatatcgcAACCACAAAGTCAACggcattaacaaataatattactaaTGGTTCACCTTTGACAATATCAACCACGTTGCCACAAAGTTCTGGTGGAATATTATCCAATAATATAACTTCCTCAAACACGTTTCAACCAAGTGTATTATCAAGTAATTTAACAGGATTTAGTCCAAATCTAACAAAACCAACATCGCCAGTACCATCGTTAACAAAACGATATTCAATATCATCTACACAGCCATCTGTATCTCCAAATCCCAGTTTAAATTCAATAGGATCCTCAAACACAACACAATCAATTTTACCAAAACCTGATCAATGGCTAGGACAAATTGTAAATTCTGCAAgtcctatacaatttgattcaACACCACGAAGAGCTCCCTCATTTGGTATTCATTCCCGTACATTATCGTTAGGTTCAGCTGAAGGATATTCTTCGCGTGGTCCACATCACGTAGATCCATTTGACGCTGAATGGGCTACGATTGCCACAAAACCTGAGACAGTTGGACAAAATACGAATCCATTCCTTGTTGGGAACTCAACACCTCAACCATTTCAAGTACAGCTTTag
- the LOC123296612 gene encoding uncharacterized protein LOC123296612 has translation MILIAYFVAYLKKLFNVLNETDILYLLFDCMNRLYTYLLINMRNHHERSRKSQWYGLDVNFCSFVLGVFLTSIYFCYIAEPTIEYKITVEKIGKKLKYSNYFSYSDFLSVMLVLIVVYLIETYRQSKVKQQKKPVELYDDHTRLFLVRPHDQAATYREMKNFGRL, from the exons ATGATTTTAATCGCttattttgttgcatatttaaaaaaattattcaatgtaCTAAATGAaacagatattttatatttgttgtttGATTGTATGAACCgactttatacatatttattaatcaatatgCGAAATCATCACGAACGATCACGTAAATCGCAATGGTATGGGTTAGACGTTAACTTCTGTTCATTTGTATTAG GAGTATTTCTAACGtccatatatttttgttatattgcTGAGCCAAcgattgaatataaaataactgtggaaaaaattggcaaaaaattaaaatattcaaattatttttcgtatTCAGACTTTTTGTCCGTAATGCTTGTATTAATTGTGGTTTATTTAATAGAA acTTACCGTCAATCCAAAGTGAAACAACAAAAGAAACCAGTAGAATTGTACGACGACCATACAAGATTATTTTTAGTCCGTCCACATGATCAAGCAGCTACCTAcagagaaatgaaaaattttggtcgactttaa